A single window of Nicotiana tomentosiformis chromosome 1, ASM39032v3, whole genome shotgun sequence DNA harbors:
- the LOC104106462 gene encoding beta-hexosaminidase 2, with product MKEEKTFFSFLPLFLISLLFFIVISQTTATNYPINVWPKPTTFNWPNPKSISLSPNFTISHPPHRYLTPAVYRYLHLILSEHHRPIITPAINLTSSTPLHSLIISISDVTSPLAHGVNESYALSTPSDGSPSAYITAETVWGAMRGLETFSQLVYGNPTRAAAGVYIYDLPIFAHRGVMLDTSRNFYGVNDLLRLIKAMSMNKLNVFHWHITDSQSFPLVIPSEPELAGKGAYGNEMMYSPADVQKIVEFGLEHGVRVLPEIDMPAHTGSWAEAYPEIITCANMFWWPAASSPALAAEPGTGQLNPLSPKTYEVAKNVIHDTIAMFPDSLFHGGADEINSACWNTDPSIQKFVASNGTLSQLLELFINNTLPEILSLNRTVVYWEDVILSANVKVNPSLLSPENVIMQTWNNGPNNTKQLVTSGYRVIVSSADYYYLDCGHGSFVGNDSRYDQPPGTDQGNGGSWCGPFKTWETIYNYDITYGLTDEEAQLVIGGEVALWSEQADSTVMDSRIWPRASAMAETLWSGNRDETGMKRYAEATDRLNEWRYRMVARGIGAEPIQPLWCVKNPGMCNTVHPFTS from the exons ATGAAAGAAGAGAAAACATTTTTCTCCTTTCTTCCACTATTCCTAATCTCCTTGTTATTCTTTATCGTCATTTCTCAAACAACAGCTACAAATTACCCAATCAATGTCTGGCCCAAGCCCACCACATTCAATTGGCCCAACCCAAAATCCATCTCCCTCTCCCCAAACTTCACCATCTCCCACCCACCCCACCGTTACCTCACTCCCGCCGTTTACCGTTACCTCCACCTCATCCTCTCCGAGCACCACCGTCCAATCATCACTCCCGCCATAAATCTGACGTCATCCACACCGTTACATAGCCTCATCATCTCCATCTCTGACGTCACTTCACCCCTTGCTCACGGAGTCAACGAATCCTATGCTCTCTCCACTCCTTCTGACGGCTCCCCGTCCGCCTATATCACCGCCGAAACCGTATGGGGAGCCATGCGAGGTCTCGAGACGTTCTCGCAACTCGTGTACGGAAACCCTACCAGAGCCGCCGCCGGCGTGTACATATACGATCTGCCGATTTTCGCGCACCGAGGTGTAATGCTGGACACTTCGAGAAACTTCTACGGCGTCAATGACTTGTTGAGGCTTATTAAAGCTATGAGTATGAACAAGTTGAATGTTTTCCACTGGCACATAACTGATTCACAGTCGTTTCCGCTTGTGATTCCTTCGGAGCCGGAGCTCGCCGGAAAAGGAGCATACGGCAATGAGATGATGTACTCGCCGGCGGACGTGCAGAAGATCGTGGAATTTGGATTGGAGCATGGAGTTAGAGTTTTACCCGAAATTGACATGCCTG CACATACAGGATCATGGGCTGAAGCTTACCCTGAGATTATCACATGTGCAAATATGTTCTGGTGGCCTGCTGCAAGTAGTCCAGCTCTCGCAGCTGAACCAGGCACTGGTCAACTGAACCCCTTGAGTCCCAAGACCTATGAAGTAGCCAAGAATGTCATCCACGATACTATCGCCATGTTTCCAGATTCGCTCTTTCACGGGGGAGCAGATGAGATCAATTCAGCGTGTTGGAATACTGATCCATCAATCCAAAAGTTTGTCGCTAGCAATGGAACTCTCAGTCAACTACTCGAATTGTTTATCAATAATACCTTACCTGAAATCCTCTCACTCAACCGTACGGTGGTCTACTGGGAGGATGTTATATTGAGTGCTAATGTGAAAGTGAATCCATCTCTGCTTTCTCCAGAGAATGTTATTATGCAAACTTGGAATAATGGACCAAACAATACTAAGCAGCTTGTCACTTCTGGCTACCGTGTCATTGTGTCATCTGCAGATTACTATTACTTGGATTGTGGCCATGGGAGCTTCGTTGGAAATGACAGCCGCTATGACCAGCCACCAGGTACTGACCAAGGCAATGGTGGATCCTGGTGCGGACCTTTCAAGACCTGGGAAACCATTTACAACTATGATATAACCTATGGCCTGACTGATGAGGAGGCTCAATTGGTAATTGGAGGGGAAGTAGCATTATGGTCCGAACAAGCTGATTCAACTGTTATGGATTCAAGAATCTGGCCAAGAGCATCAGCAATGGCAGAAACATTGTGGTCAGGGAATCGCGATGAAACAGGAATGAAGAGATATGCAGAGGCTACTGATCGACTGAATGAATGGAGGTACAGAATGGTTGCCAGGGGAATAGGTGCCGAACCGATTCAGCCACTTTGGTGTGTCAAAAACCCAGGCATGTGTAACACAGTTCATCCATTTACTAGCTGA